The Mesotoga sp. BH458_6_3_2_1 genome has a window encoding:
- the hcp gene encoding hydroxylamine reductase, translating into MFCFQCSETMKGTGCTVKGVCGKEPEVANLQDLLIWILKGTSYWGVRAREIGITDLETGLYIAEGLFTTITNVDFDSESLGKKIDRALEVRERIERLFKDGFRRKYGRDFNDLVPEACTWKLSGGLDVYEMKGAEVGVLDTSDEDIRSLRELLTYGLKGIAAYTDHAYILKHSDSSILDFLQEALAACLDDSRTIDDYVSLVLKAGEYAVKAMALLDEANTGSYGNPEITSVFTGTVEGPGILVSGHDLLDLEELLKQTEGKGINIYTHGEMLPANAYPGLKKFSHLKGNFGTSWYNQQKEFEEFQGPILMTTNCIQKPRESYKDKIFTTGLVGWPGVAHIPNRVDGKEKDFSPIIEKALEVGDIGARPGKSIIVGLAHDQLSKVSDKIIDAVKSGAIKKFVVMGGCDGHAKERQYYTDLAEKLPKDMVILTAGCAKYRYNMLDLGDIGGIPRVVDAGQCNDSYSLVVTALKLKEAFGLENINDLPIEYDIAWYEQKAVAVLLALLYMGVKGIRLGPVLPAFVSPNVLKVLVDNFDIKPIKTVDEDISAIIG; encoded by the coding sequence TTGTTCTGTTTTCAGTGTTCCGAAACGATGAAGGGAACCGGTTGCACTGTAAAAGGTGTTTGTGGAAAAGAGCCAGAGGTAGCAAATCTTCAGGATTTGCTAATTTGGATTCTGAAGGGAACTTCATATTGGGGAGTTAGAGCTAGAGAAATAGGAATAACTGATTTGGAGACAGGCCTTTATATTGCCGAGGGTTTGTTTACAACGATCACTAATGTCGATTTTGATTCCGAGAGCCTTGGCAAAAAAATAGACAGGGCCTTGGAAGTAAGAGAGAGGATCGAACGGCTCTTCAAAGATGGCTTCAGAAGGAAATACGGAAGGGATTTCAATGATCTGGTTCCCGAAGCCTGCACCTGGAAGCTTTCCGGTGGGCTTGACGTTTACGAAATGAAGGGCGCGGAAGTTGGCGTACTGGATACTTCAGACGAAGATATCCGTTCCTTGAGGGAGCTTCTCACCTACGGACTAAAAGGAATTGCTGCGTATACCGATCACGCATATATTCTTAAACATTCGGACAGCTCAATACTTGACTTCCTTCAGGAAGCGCTTGCAGCCTGCCTGGATGATTCGCGTACGATTGATGATTATGTTTCTCTGGTTCTCAAAGCAGGTGAATATGCAGTGAAGGCAATGGCTTTGTTGGATGAAGCAAATACCGGCAGTTACGGTAATCCAGAGATCACTTCTGTTTTTACGGGCACGGTTGAGGGACCGGGAATTCTCGTCAGCGGACATGATCTTCTTGATCTGGAAGAGCTTCTAAAACAGACCGAAGGAAAGGGAATAAACATCTACACTCACGGTGAAATGCTTCCCGCCAACGCTTATCCTGGATTGAAAAAGTTCTCTCACCTGAAGGGCAATTTTGGTACCTCCTGGTATAACCAGCAAAAGGAATTCGAAGAGTTCCAGGGCCCAATTCTCATGACCACGAACTGCATTCAGAAACCCAGGGAATCTTACAAGGACAAGATATTTACTACAGGTCTTGTCGGTTGGCCCGGAGTGGCTCATATCCCAAACAGAGTTGATGGAAAAGAGAAGGATTTCTCCCCGATTATCGAAAAGGCTCTTGAGGTAGGGGATATAGGTGCAAGACCCGGCAAGAGCATTATTGTCGGTCTCGCTCACGACCAGCTTTCGAAAGTCTCTGACAAGATAATCGATGCGGTTAAATCCGGAGCAATAAAGAAGTTTGTGGTGATGGGCGGTTGCGACGGACACGCCAAGGAGAGACAGTATTACACAGACCTGGCAGAGAAGCTTCCGAAAGATATGGTAATACTTACCGCAGGTTGTGCAAAGTACAGGTATAACATGCTAGACCTTGGCGATATCGGAGGCATCCCCAGAGTCGTAGACGCAGGCCAGTGCAACGATTCATATTCGTTGGTAGTGACTGCTCTGAAACTCAAGGAGGCTTTCGGCCTTGAGAATATCAATGATCTGCCGATCGAGTATGACATTGCCTGGTATGAGCAGAAGGCCGTCGCGGTACTTCTCGCGCTCCTATACATGGGTGTAAAAGGCATTCGTTTGGGGCCGGTGCTGCCAGCTTTCGTATCACCTAATGTCTTGAAGGTACTTGTTGATAATTTTGACATAAAGCCGATCAAGACCGTTGATGAGGATATTTCCGCAATTATTGGGTAG
- a CDS encoding alpha/beta hydrolase yields MKFEKSLQGDVLRKMSPTGKTLIIVVFCLIYSAGLAVSPFSEIRAFADLVEQLFLASRSSEGFDLKNLEVDSSGNPLIDYRFEEDVIYSRAGGETLTMDIYIPSDTDTPRPGVLYVHGGAWITGDKRSGPGVVIVSELIKAGFIVFSIDYRLAPKWKFPSQIIDVKTAVRFARKHSSEFMIDPAVIGAFGTSAGAHLVALAALTADKGLFSSDEFSDQSEELICVVDLYGPTDLEALFTGIEKELAELIFGSEEDVLKKASPISYVRSDSPSFLIVQGDKDAVVPPYQSVRLFEKLIDKECSAELIIVENAGHGLVPDGGEVRPSILEVAEKVVHFFKNALPTQ; encoded by the coding sequence TTGAAATTTGAGAAATCGTTGCAGGGAGACGTTCTAAGAAAAATGAGTCCTACTGGAAAGACGCTTATAATTGTGGTCTTCTGTCTCATTTACTCTGCTGGTCTGGCTGTCTCACCATTTTCGGAGATCAGGGCATTTGCCGATTTAGTGGAACAGCTGTTTCTGGCTTCTAGAAGCAGCGAAGGCTTCGATTTAAAGAATCTTGAAGTCGATTCTTCGGGGAACCCGTTAATTGATTATAGATTCGAAGAAGATGTCATTTACTCTCGGGCTGGCGGAGAAACTCTCACAATGGATATTTATATTCCCAGCGATACAGATACGCCGAGACCCGGCGTACTGTACGTTCACGGTGGTGCTTGGATTACAGGCGATAAGAGAAGCGGTCCAGGAGTAGTTATTGTAAGCGAACTCATCAAAGCGGGCTTCATTGTCTTCTCTATAGATTACAGGCTTGCACCGAAGTGGAAGTTTCCTTCCCAGATAATTGATGTCAAAACGGCTGTGCGTTTTGCCAGAAAGCACTCTTCTGAATTCATGATAGATCCAGCCGTAATTGGAGCTTTTGGAACTAGTGCAGGGGCACACCTTGTAGCTCTAGCCGCCCTAACTGCCGACAAAGGGTTGTTTTCAAGTGACGAATTCTCTGATCAGAGTGAAGAATTGATCTGTGTTGTGGATTTGTATGGCCCTACCGATCTGGAAGCGCTATTCACGGGGATTGAGAAGGAGCTAGCCGAGTTGATTTTCGGCAGCGAAGAAGATGTGCTCAAGAAGGCTAGTCCTATCTCATATGTCAGAAGTGATTCCCCTTCCTTTCTTATTGTTCAGGGAGACAAAGATGCCGTTGTACCTCCCTATCAATCAGTACGATTGTTCGAGAAGCTCATAGACAAAGAGTGTAGTGCTGAGTTGATCATTGTAGAAAACGCCGGGCACGGATTAGTGCCCGACGGAGGAGAAGTAAGACCTTCAATTTTGGAAGTTGCAGAGAAGGTAGTTCATTTCTTCAAAAACGCTTTGCCTACCCAATAA
- a CDS encoding acyltransferase family protein: MAKRPGGLNFIDERIVWIDVARGLLMALVVMYHTLPPQIVANFINPAACTFFFLSGLISKEGSFKMNLLKRFKQLMVPYYTMASVNILIWLFVKMIVTREELNFMLADVVLNVLTVRTAVGMIPVNIIPLWFIPAVFVMEIYYSVLSKLRILPVGIVLGFVSMFFLYGSLPFKLDVALAVLPYFAMGKLVKSFGILTRRVPVIMTVVASALYLISSAFCDEVYLMEDYFGSSPSLYIFAAVVGIVAISGMAQLLERIEPLKRIFSLFGKRTLFVLGYHIVAGFLIYPIFDFLGDPIEIMERFWYVYWLINMTVVYLMIRFLPEPVITILSGSFLAKRKGNAPKHALGKCEEKIH, encoded by the coding sequence TTGGCAAAGCGACCAGGTGGACTGAACTTCATTGATGAGCGGATAGTCTGGATAGATGTGGCCAGAGGCCTGTTAATGGCACTAGTGGTAATGTATCACACTCTTCCTCCGCAAATCGTTGCTAATTTCATAAATCCCGCAGCTTGTACTTTTTTCTTTCTTTCTGGATTGATATCGAAGGAAGGAAGCTTCAAAATGAACCTCTTGAAAAGATTCAAACAGTTAATGGTTCCTTACTACACAATGGCATCGGTAAACATATTGATCTGGCTCTTTGTGAAGATGATAGTGACAAGAGAAGAGCTAAATTTCATGCTAGCCGATGTAGTCCTGAATGTTTTGACAGTTAGAACTGCCGTTGGAATGATTCCGGTAAACATTATTCCTCTGTGGTTCATTCCGGCCGTCTTTGTTATGGAGATCTATTACTCAGTTCTCAGTAAATTACGGATCCTTCCAGTAGGCATAGTGCTGGGCTTCGTGTCGATGTTCTTTCTCTACGGATCGCTCCCCTTCAAACTCGATGTTGCTCTGGCAGTCCTACCGTATTTTGCGATGGGAAAGCTTGTGAAATCTTTTGGGATATTGACACGAAGAGTTCCCGTCATTATGACAGTCGTTGCGTCTGCGTTATACTTAATCTCTTCTGCGTTTTGTGATGAAGTATATTTGATGGAAGACTATTTTGGTTCATCGCCTTCTCTGTACATATTTGCCGCCGTGGTTGGAATAGTTGCAATTTCCGGTATGGCTCAACTCCTGGAGAGAATCGAGCCTCTAAAGCGAATCTTTTCTCTCTTTGGGAAACGGACCCTGTTTGTTCTGGGATATCACATAGTTGCCGGCTTTCTTATTTATCCGATTTTTGATTTTCTTGGAGATCCAATTGAAATCATGGAAAGATTCTGGTATGTTTACTGGTTGATCAACATGACTGTTGTTTATCTAATGATAAGGTTCCTGCCGGAGCCCGTAATAACAATCCTGTCAGGAAGCTTTTTGGCAAAGCGGAAAGGGAATGCTCCAAAGCACGCTTTGGGAAAATGTGAAGAGAAAATCCACTGA
- a CDS encoding helix-turn-helix transcriptional regulator, translating to MKWIDKVEVCRSTACDLLHGLFRLNNNDRFLEHLKSSLDKGDFEQDKDIQNWIRETRGILTSDIVQKLEEFFDWETFFGMCLLPDITHSNLENAKQLIEHIKEMPERVLLIHFIYSGYGPRKGTIDMNTFEKIMNNDKELLLFVSSDMSFSTERKAILFEMLSDPSRTKEDFLYLLEWFYENAFSALETRIEKLLLRTASELKKEIRQSGERFLMLLIKNIDYTRYEELKRTVICPSYFSEFLVSNASIPFVNEDMYTVGFRFKEVMSVSKDKLEMTADTFEALAHEKRLAIIRHLSAGKSSGNELARALNLSNYEIGEHTAILRKAGMVRVERMNQMLNFSLDKGAVRREVGKALEDLLKDVES from the coding sequence ATGAAATGGATAGATAAAGTGGAGGTTTGCCGAAGCACGGCTTGCGACCTTCTTCACGGCCTTTTCAGGCTGAATAACAACGACCGATTTCTCGAGCATCTCAAGTCCTCACTCGATAAGGGTGATTTTGAGCAAGATAAAGATATTCAGAACTGGATTAGGGAAACGAGAGGTATTCTTACCTCTGACATTGTTCAGAAACTCGAGGAGTTTTTTGATTGGGAAACCTTCTTCGGAATGTGTCTCCTTCCGGATATAACGCACAGCAATCTCGAAAATGCGAAACAATTGATTGAACATATAAAGGAGATGCCTGAAAGAGTTCTCTTGATTCATTTTATATACTCGGGCTATGGACCCCGCAAGGGAACGATCGATATGAATACCTTTGAAAAGATTATGAACAACGACAAAGAATTGCTGCTCTTTGTCTCGAGTGATATGTCTTTCTCGACAGAACGAAAGGCAATTCTCTTTGAAATGCTTTCAGACCCATCAAGAACTAAGGAGGACTTTCTATATCTACTCGAGTGGTTCTACGAGAATGCTTTTTCAGCTCTAGAAACCAGGATCGAGAAGCTTCTATTGAGAACTGCAAGTGAGTTGAAAAAGGAAATAAGGCAGTCAGGTGAGAGATTTCTCATGTTGCTGATAAAGAACATCGACTACACGCGCTACGAAGAGCTTAAGAGAACGGTTATATGCCCCAGCTACTTCTCGGAATTTTTGGTCTCGAACGCATCGATCCCTTTCGTCAATGAAGACATGTACACAGTGGGATTTCGCTTCAAAGAAGTTATGTCAGTTTCTAAGGATAAGCTGGAGATGACTGCTGACACTTTTGAGGCCTTGGCTCACGAAAAGAGACTTGCCATTATAAGGCACCTTTCTGCCGGAAAATCCTCGGGAAATGAACTTGCCAGAGCACTGAACCTTTCAAATTACGAAATCGGGGAACACACAGCGATTCTTCGAAAAGCGGGAATGGTTCGAGTCGAGAGGATGAATCAAATGTTGAATTTTTCTCTTGACAAAGGAGCCGTGCGACGCGAAGTCGGAAAAGCACTTGAAGACCTTCTGAAAGATGTGGAAAGCTAG
- the zupT gene encoding zinc transporter ZupT yields the protein MELVNFWPALFLTIFAGLSTGVGSILAILTKKTNTRFLSVSLGFSAGIMIYVSFVEIFVKSRESLQEAIGNGLSDWINVIAFFGGIGLIALIDFLVPSAENPHEMRDVNEMQQMNRSLMRMGVFTAFAIAVHNFPEGLATFLAAMKDPSLGIPIAIAIAIHNVPEGIAVAVPIYQATGSRKKAFIYSFLSGLAEPAGALIGFALINTLFNEMAFGVVFAGVAGIMVYISLDELLPSAEKYGEHHLSISGLIAGMALMAVSLLLL from the coding sequence ATGGAACTAGTGAACTTCTGGCCTGCGCTATTTCTAACAATCTTTGCCGGACTATCGACTGGCGTGGGAAGCATTCTGGCCATACTCACAAAGAAGACCAATACCAGATTTCTTTCGGTCTCCCTGGGCTTCTCTGCTGGCATAATGATATATGTTTCCTTTGTGGAGATCTTTGTCAAAAGCAGAGAATCACTCCAAGAGGCGATTGGAAATGGTCTAAGTGACTGGATCAATGTAATTGCTTTCTTTGGAGGCATAGGCTTAATCGCGCTGATTGACTTTCTCGTACCTTCCGCAGAAAACCCTCATGAAATGAGAGACGTAAATGAAATGCAACAGATGAACAGAAGCCTAATGAGAATGGGTGTCTTCACAGCATTTGCCATTGCAGTGCATAACTTTCCAGAAGGACTTGCCACATTTCTTGCGGCGATGAAGGATCCTTCACTTGGAATTCCCATAGCAATAGCAATTGCAATTCATAACGTTCCCGAAGGTATCGCTGTGGCAGTTCCGATCTATCAAGCAACCGGAAGCAGAAAGAAGGCATTCATCTATTCTTTCCTTTCCGGTCTTGCAGAACCGGCCGGTGCACTGATAGGATTCGCTTTGATCAATACTCTTTTCAACGAAATGGCTTTTGGAGTTGTATTCGCCGGTGTCGCCGGCATCATGGTTTACATATCGCTGGATGAACTTCTTCCTTCGGCAGAGAAGTATGGAGAGCACCACCTATCAATTTCCGGGCTTATTGCGGGGATGGCATTAATGGCAGTCAGTCTGCTATTACTCTAG
- a CDS encoding 2-oxoacid:acceptor oxidoreductase family protein yields the protein MSEHLLVVAGFGGQGVMLIGQILATAGMFDNKHTTWLPSYGPEMRGGTANCTVVVSDEPIGSPITNAPNELIVMNIPSLIKFEREIQPSGVMVINTSVVDRETTRNDISVVKIDANSIAEKLGNLKVANMVVLGAYLEKTGTVTMEGVRKALEKKLTGRKASLLDLNIQAVEEGMKSVR from the coding sequence ATGAGTGAGCATCTCTTAGTAGTTGCGGGATTTGGTGGACAGGGAGTCATGTTGATCGGACAGATCCTAGCAACGGCTGGAATGTTTGACAACAAGCACACTACCTGGCTTCCCTCATACGGACCGGAAATGCGGGGAGGAACTGCCAACTGCACAGTAGTCGTGAGCGATGAGCCTATTGGGTCACCGATTACAAATGCACCGAACGAACTGATTGTAATGAACATACCTTCTCTGATAAAATTCGAGAGAGAGATTCAACCCAGTGGTGTGATGGTCATAAACACTTCTGTTGTTGACAGAGAAACTACTAGAAATGATATTTCCGTTGTCAAGATAGATGCAAATTCGATTGCAGAGAAGCTGGGGAATCTCAAGGTTGCCAACATGGTGGTTTTGGGCGCATATCTCGAAAAGACTGGTACTGTGACCATGGAAGGAGTACGCAAGGCTCTGGAGAAGAAGTTAACCGGTCGAAAAGCATCTCTCCTAGATCTGAACATTCAGGCAGTTGAAGAGGGAATGAAATCGGTAAGGTAA
- a CDS encoding thiamine pyrophosphate-dependent enzyme, whose protein sequence is MSQATYKRPKSLAKNEFSYCPGCHHGIIHRLVAEVIDELEIQGKTLMVAPVGCSVFAYEFFDVDGTVAPHGRAPAVATGMKRAMPDRIVFTYQGDGDLAAIGTAEIIHAANRGEKITTIFVNNAIYGMTGGQMAPTTLLGMKTTTSPYGRKAETEGFPIHVSELLKETAGIVYLERVAVSSPQEVRKAKASIKKAFVAQQKGLGFSLVEVLSTCPTNWGLNPVESINWLNENMKKEYPIGVFVDKVGDIK, encoded by the coding sequence ATGTCACAAGCAACTTACAAGAGACCTAAATCACTTGCGAAAAATGAATTCTCATACTGTCCAGGCTGTCACCACGGTATTATTCATAGACTTGTAGCAGAAGTAATAGACGAACTGGAGATTCAGGGTAAGACTCTAATGGTTGCTCCCGTTGGATGTTCGGTCTTTGCGTATGAATTCTTTGATGTTGACGGAACTGTTGCACCTCATGGAAGAGCGCCGGCCGTCGCCACGGGAATGAAGAGAGCAATGCCAGACAGGATAGTATTCACATATCAAGGTGACGGCGATCTTGCCGCCATTGGAACTGCCGAAATCATTCACGCCGCAAACAGAGGCGAGAAGATCACTACGATCTTTGTCAACAATGCGATCTACGGTATGACAGGCGGCCAGATGGCACCAACCACCTTGCTCGGAATGAAAACCACTACTTCTCCGTATGGGAGAAAAGCGGAGACAGAAGGGTTCCCGATTCACGTTTCAGAACTGTTGAAGGAAACCGCCGGAATCGTCTATCTGGAAAGAGTGGCTGTGAGTTCTCCCCAGGAAGTCAGGAAGGCAAAGGCTTCAATAAAGAAGGCCTTTGTCGCACAGCAAAAAGGGCTGGGCTTTTCATTGGTTGAGGTTCTTTCGACCTGTCCGACAAACTGGGGGCTCAACCCAGTGGAATCAATCAACTGGCTAAATGAAAACATGAAGAAAGAGTATCCGATTGGGGTATTTGTCGACAAGGTCGGTGATATCAAATGA
- a CDS encoding 3-methyl-2-oxobutanoate dehydrogenase subunit VorB: protein MAEKMMVKGNEAMAEAAVRAGCRLYFGYPITPQSEFTEYMARRMPEISGVFLQSESEVAAVNMVYGAACTGHRVMTSTSSPGFSLMQEGVSYIAGARLPTVFVNVVRGGPGLGDIQPAQSDYFQSTKGGGHGDYHMIVLAPGSIQEAVDLMESAFNLADTYRVPVMMLADGMLGQMMEPVVFPDFVQLEGINDHAGWALRGTEGREPHKVTSFDIDPVNLEEMNIVLHKGYEEIKAKEVRFETSDLEDAEYVLVGYGTMGRILGSVVKMARKQGIKVGLFRPISLWPFPYAELKAASKGMKFCLDVEMSTGQMVEDVRLSVEGALPVHFYGRTGGMVPTPDEVLRELVRLIG from the coding sequence ATGGCCGAAAAGATGATGGTTAAGGGAAATGAAGCAATGGCGGAGGCTGCTGTAAGGGCCGGCTGCAGACTTTATTTTGGTTATCCCATTACTCCTCAGTCAGAATTCACTGAATATATGGCGAGAAGAATGCCGGAGATAAGCGGCGTCTTTCTTCAGTCAGAGAGCGAGGTGGCCGCGGTTAACATGGTTTACGGGGCCGCGTGCACGGGTCACAGAGTGATGACTTCGACGTCTAGTCCGGGTTTCAGCCTAATGCAAGAAGGAGTCTCTTACATAGCAGGTGCAAGGCTTCCTACGGTATTCGTGAATGTAGTTAGAGGTGGACCTGGACTTGGAGATATCCAGCCTGCACAGAGCGACTACTTCCAGTCGACAAAAGGCGGAGGGCATGGAGATTATCACATGATCGTTCTAGCTCCAGGAAGCATTCAGGAAGCGGTTGATCTCATGGAAAGCGCCTTCAATCTTGCTGACACTTACAGAGTGCCGGTAATGATGCTCGCAGACGGAATGCTTGGACAGATGATGGAACCCGTTGTCTTTCCCGATTTCGTCCAACTCGAGGGGATCAATGATCACGCGGGCTGGGCCCTGAGAGGAACGGAGGGCCGTGAACCTCACAAAGTAACTTCTTTCGACATCGATCCGGTGAACCTCGAAGAGATGAATATCGTTTTACACAAGGGCTATGAAGAGATAAAAGCAAAGGAAGTCCGATTTGAGACAAGTGACCTTGAAGATGCTGAGTATGTTCTTGTAGGATACGGTACGATGGGTAGAATTCTTGGCAGCGTAGTGAAAATGGCAAGGAAACAGGGAATCAAAGTAGGGCTGTTCAGACCAATATCCCTGTGGCCATTTCCATATGCCGAACTGAAGGCCGCCTCAAAGGGAATGAAGTTCTGTCTCGATGTGGAAATGTCGACCGGCCAGATGGTGGAAGATGTCCGCCTCTCGGTCGAAGGAGCGTTACCTGTTCATTTCTACGGGAGAACCGGAGGAATGGTTCCAACACCAGACGAAGTCCTAAGAGAACTCGTCAGACTTATAGGATGA